One window of the Carnobacterium maltaromaticum DSM 20342 genome contains the following:
- a CDS encoding peptide ABC transporter substrate-binding protein — protein sequence MKKSKVIGLASLALFSTIVLAACGGNKDNSSTDSGSKTANSGELAEKQELNLIESAEIPTMDSVLNTDAVGSIVMNNVFEGLYRKGLDGENVLGMAKEEPTVSEDGLTYTFKLREDATWSNGDAVTANDFVFAWQRVVNPETAAQYSYMMSGIIENASEISKGEKPVTDLGIKAIDATTLEVKLAAAVPYFKDLLSLTMYMPQNEKYVTEKGEDFAKNSENLVYNGPFELTDWDGTGLSWSYKKNDSYWDKKAVKLDRINVDVVKETGTALNLYDSGDIDQMKLSGEYVQTRDGDPDLISIPTSSVFYLKYNQKRGDKDTALANENIRKAISMAFDKQAYSDTVLQNGSIPADGLVPEGLAKDPENGEDFRKENGNLLSYNQKEAKKLWEKGLKEIGTDKVTLEMLSDDTENAKRSLEFMQNQLQENLPGLTIKLKNVPFKVRVQLNNQMDYDIQVAGWGADYPDPINYLELFGTDNSNNRSHYSNAEYDQLLTEIGTTSLADPEKRWDQMLEAEKILMKTAGIGPMYQRYNAVLQKPYIKDLARQIVGPEYSYKWAYVEKH from the coding sequence TTGAAAAAAAGTAAAGTAATTGGATTAGCTAGTTTAGCATTGTTTTCAACGATTGTTTTAGCTGCTTGTGGAGGAAACAAAGATAACTCAAGCACAGATTCGGGCTCTAAAACAGCTAATAGTGGTGAGTTAGCAGAAAAACAAGAATTAAATTTAATTGAATCAGCTGAAATTCCAACAATGGACTCAGTTTTAAACACAGATGCGGTAGGTTCAATTGTTATGAATAATGTTTTTGAAGGTTTATACCGTAAAGGGTTAGACGGAGAAAATGTTTTAGGAATGGCGAAAGAAGAACCAACAGTTAGTGAAGATGGTTTAACTTATACATTTAAGCTTAGAGAAGATGCAACATGGTCAAATGGAGATGCTGTAACAGCCAACGATTTTGTGTTCGCTTGGCAAAGAGTAGTTAATCCAGAAACAGCAGCTCAATACTCATACATGATGTCTGGTATTATTGAAAATGCAAGTGAAATTTCAAAAGGGGAAAAACCTGTCACTGATTTAGGGATTAAAGCAATTGATGCTACGACCTTAGAAGTGAAATTAGCTGCAGCAGTTCCTTATTTTAAAGATTTATTAAGTTTAACAATGTATATGCCACAAAATGAAAAATATGTAACTGAAAAAGGCGAAGATTTTGCTAAAAATAGTGAAAACTTAGTTTATAATGGTCCATTTGAGTTAACAGACTGGGATGGAACAGGCTTAAGCTGGTCTTATAAAAAGAATGACAGTTATTGGGATAAAAAAGCAGTTAAGTTAGACCGAATTAATGTTGACGTTGTAAAAGAAACCGGAACAGCCTTAAACTTGTATGATTCAGGAGATATTGATCAAATGAAGCTTTCAGGAGAGTATGTTCAAACGCGTGATGGCGATCCAGATTTAATTAGTATTCCAACGTCATCTGTTTTCTACTTGAAATACAACCAAAAACGTGGCGATAAAGATACAGCTTTAGCAAATGAAAATATCCGTAAAGCTATCTCAATGGCATTTGATAAACAAGCTTATTCAGATACTGTTTTACAAAATGGCTCTATCCCAGCAGATGGGTTAGTACCAGAAGGCCTAGCTAAAGACCCAGAAAATGGGGAAGATTTCCGTAAAGAAAATGGAAACTTATTATCATATAATCAAAAAGAAGCGAAAAAACTTTGGGAAAAAGGTTTGAAAGAAATTGGTACCGACAAAGTTACTTTAGAGATGTTATCGGATGATACAGAAAATGCAAAACGTTCGTTAGAATTTATGCAAAACCAACTTCAAGAAAACTTACCTGGTTTAACGATTAAATTGAAAAATGTACCATTTAAAGTTCGTGTTCAATTAAATAACCAAATGGATTACGATATCCAAGTTGCTGGTTGGGGTGCAGATTATCCAGATCCAATTAATTATTTAGAATTATTTGGAACAGATAACAGTAATAATCGTTCACATTATTCTAATGCTGAATATGATCAATTATTAACTGAAATTGGAACTACTAGTTTAGCCGATCCAGAAAAACGTTGGGATCAAATGTTAGAAGCTGAAAAAATCTTGATGAAAACAGCTGGTATTGGTCCAATGTATCAACGCTACAATGCTGTGTTACAAAAACCGTATATTAAAGACCTTGCTCGCCAAATTGTTGGACCTGAGTATTCGTACAAATGGGCTTATGTTGAAAAACATTAA
- a CDS encoding peptide ABC transporter substrate-binding protein: MKKGKLVSLLGIALTSTIVLAACGGGSGSDKASDSASKDSSGKMAKKQELNLIESAEIPTMDSVMNTDTVGSIVMNNVFEGLYRQDLDNNPVLGMAAEEPKISDDKLTYTFKIRDDAKWSNGDPVTAGDFVFSWRRLVDPTTAAPYSYMMDGVIANASAVIAGEKQPDELGVKAVDDKTLEIQLERAVPYFKGLLSLAMYYPQNEKFVTEQGEKYASNSDALVYNGPFKLAAWDGTGLSWEYDKNDTYWDKDTVKLDKINVDVVKETSTALNLYDDGQIDRMVLTGEYVQTRQDDPDLKKFPTSSVFFLKFNQERNGKATPLANENIRKALSMAFDKQAYADTVLQNGSVPANGLVPAGLAKDPKNDKDFRKENGDLSKYDAKKAQEFWKKGLKELGVDKLDLEFLSDDTENAKRSSEFMQGQLEENLDGLKITLRNVPFKVRIDNNDKQDYDIQLSGWGADFSDPINFLELFETGNGNNKSGFSNEKYDSLLKEISTTSLTDPEKRWEQMLEAEKVLFDNGAIAPIYQRYWAVLEKPTVKDIGYHLVGADYSYKWTYLEDK, translated from the coding sequence ATGAAAAAAGGTAAATTAGTTAGTTTATTAGGAATTGCTTTAACTTCAACGATAGTTCTTGCAGCTTGTGGAGGCGGTAGTGGCTCTGATAAGGCAAGTGACTCAGCTTCAAAAGACAGCTCAGGTAAAATGGCAAAAAAACAAGAGCTAAACTTAATTGAAAGTGCGGAAATTCCAACAATGGATTCAGTTATGAATACAGATACTGTTGGTTCAATTGTTATGAATAACGTTTTTGAAGGTTTATACCGTCAAGACTTAGATAACAATCCTGTTTTAGGAATGGCAGCAGAAGAGCCAAAAATTAGTGATGATAAATTAACTTATACTTTCAAAATCCGCGATGATGCAAAATGGTCAAACGGAGATCCTGTTACTGCCGGTGATTTTGTTTTCTCTTGGCGTCGTTTAGTAGACCCAACAACAGCAGCACCATATAGCTACATGATGGATGGTGTTATTGCAAATGCTTCTGCTGTAATTGCAGGAGAAAAACAACCTGATGAATTAGGTGTTAAAGCTGTTGATGATAAAACACTAGAAATTCAATTAGAACGTGCAGTTCCATACTTTAAAGGACTATTATCATTAGCAATGTATTACCCACAAAATGAAAAATTTGTAACTGAACAAGGCGAAAAATATGCATCAAATAGTGATGCATTGGTTTATAACGGACCATTTAAATTAGCTGCTTGGGACGGAACTGGTTTATCTTGGGAATATGATAAAAATGATACGTACTGGGATAAAGACACTGTAAAATTAGATAAAATCAATGTCGATGTAGTTAAAGAAACATCAACTGCATTAAACTTATATGATGATGGTCAAATTGACCGTATGGTTTTAACTGGTGAATATGTTCAAACAAGACAAGATGATCCAGATTTGAAAAAATTCCCAACTTCTTCAGTATTCTTCTTGAAATTTAACCAAGAGCGTAACGGAAAAGCAACACCATTAGCAAACGAAAATATTCGTAAAGCTCTTTCAATGGCGTTTGATAAGCAAGCATACGCAGATACTGTTTTACAAAACGGTTCTGTACCGGCTAATGGTTTAGTACCAGCTGGACTTGCAAAAGATCCTAAAAACGATAAAGACTTCCGTAAAGAAAATGGCGATTTATCAAAATATGATGCTAAAAAAGCACAAGAATTTTGGAAAAAAGGTCTGAAAGAACTAGGTGTAGATAAATTAGATTTAGAATTCCTTTCAGATGATACAGAAAATGCAAAACGTTCTTCTGAATTTATGCAAGGTCAATTAGAAGAAAACTTAGATGGACTGAAAATTACTCTTAGAAACGTACCATTTAAAGTTCGTATTGATAACAATGATAAACAAGATTACGATATTCAATTATCTGGTTGGGGTGCAGATTTCTCTGATCCAATTAACTTCTTAGAATTGTTTGAAACTGGAAATGGAAACAATAAATCAGGTTTCTCTAATGAGAAATATGATAGTTTATTAAAAGAAATTTCAACAACAAGTTTAACTGATCCAGAAAAACGTTGGGAACAAATGTTAGAAGCTGAAAAAGTTCTCTTTGATAACGGAGCAATTGCACCAATCTATCAACGTTATTGGGCAGTTTTAGAAAAACCAACTGTTAAAGATATCGGTTACCACTTAGTTGGAGCAGATTACTCTTACAAATGGACCTATTTAGAAGATAAATAA
- a CDS encoding ABC transporter permease — protein MTLSKLAFKNMKTQFRDYFVYFVSMSFSIMVYFTFILMAYSPILKKVAENSIKVDTLLQVSSVMILIFVVLFMFYSNAFFIKKRKKEIGLYNLLGMRKWQIAQLFFLENLILGAGALLIGILLGSLLSKLFAMILLAVMRLKIDFHFNFSSAAISQTCLVFLFIFVIVAIQNASLVYRYKIIDLFKASGVGNQIPKATVFTLIRGLLGIFLIGLGYWTALNLISILGFSSSYIFLGIVLSIVINTVVGTYLFFNAFLVILIKFSQRQKKLYYRGLNLLMVSSLLFRLKRNANTLATIAVLSATTLCAVGGAAALYTFTEGTIDLTTSFDIHYEASNTKVKKIIEDTLNEFPKFKISEEATGEFKVISGKFEQSKKETANFYSVISESDYNKIVGVSNYGKKINLKDSSSGFLISQYFLSTIFDNPIQKKIQLKNQSIDVTIQGFDDHIPFGTRAVNGDVLVVTDELYKKIKNPVATFTRRGIMLSNYADSQALNKTLADRLESYNKSVFLDSKEEDVFFTPRDLFVLRQPYEATVYSSVGSIMYVAIFLGLVFMFATGSIIMLKQLSEAEEELHHYRILKKIGVSSKEIQKSIYRQTAFVFAFPIIIGSLHTYVAIHAMSKVLLNTDLWLGYVASACFILIYSIFYLFTARAYIRIVNRKV, from the coding sequence ATGACCTTATCTAAGCTAGCTTTTAAAAATATGAAAACACAATTCCGAGATTATTTTGTGTACTTTGTCTCGATGTCTTTTTCAATAATGGTGTATTTTACATTTATTTTGATGGCTTACAGTCCAATTTTAAAAAAAGTTGCAGAGAATAGTATTAAAGTTGATACATTGTTACAAGTCAGCAGTGTGATGATTCTGATATTTGTGGTTTTATTTATGTTTTATTCCAATGCTTTTTTTATTAAAAAACGTAAAAAAGAGATTGGCTTGTATAATTTATTAGGTATGAGAAAGTGGCAAATAGCCCAACTATTTTTTTTAGAAAACCTAATTCTGGGTGCTGGAGCTTTATTGATAGGGATTTTATTAGGTAGTTTATTATCGAAACTATTTGCTATGATTCTATTAGCTGTGATGCGTTTAAAAATCGATTTTCATTTTAATTTCTCGTCTGCAGCCATTAGTCAAACCTGTCTTGTTTTTCTCTTTATTTTTGTTATTGTTGCAATTCAAAACGCTAGCTTGGTTTATCGCTATAAGATCATTGACTTGTTTAAAGCAAGCGGTGTTGGAAATCAAATTCCTAAAGCGACTGTTTTTACACTAATAAGAGGCTTATTAGGTATTTTTTTAATTGGTTTAGGTTATTGGACGGCACTAAATTTAATTTCAATACTAGGATTTTCTAGTTCGTATATTTTTTTAGGCATTGTTTTAAGTATTGTCATTAATACTGTAGTTGGAACTTATTTATTTTTTAATGCTTTTTTAGTTATTTTAATCAAATTTAGCCAACGACAAAAAAAGTTATACTATAGAGGTTTAAATTTATTAATGGTTAGTAGCCTTTTGTTTCGCTTAAAAAGAAATGCTAACACACTTGCAACTATCGCTGTTCTAAGTGCTACAACCTTATGTGCAGTTGGCGGGGCAGCAGCTCTTTATACATTTACGGAAGGAACAATTGATTTAACGACATCCTTTGATATTCATTATGAAGCAAGTAATACAAAAGTAAAAAAAATAATAGAAGATACATTAAATGAGTTTCCGAAGTTTAAAATTAGTGAGGAAGCAACGGGTGAATTTAAAGTAATTAGTGGCAAATTTGAACAATCAAAAAAAGAAACTGCTAATTTTTATAGCGTTATTAGCGAATCTGACTATAATAAAATAGTTGGAGTCTCAAATTATGGAAAAAAAATCAACTTAAAGGATTCATCCTCGGGATTTTTAATTAGCCAATATTTTCTTTCAACTATTTTTGATAATCCTATTCAAAAAAAAATTCAGCTAAAGAATCAATCCATAGATGTGACGATTCAAGGTTTTGATGATCATATTCCTTTTGGTACTAGGGCTGTCAATGGAGACGTTCTGGTTGTTACAGATGAATTGTATAAAAAGATAAAAAATCCTGTTGCAACTTTTACTAGACGTGGCATAATGCTGAGCAATTATGCAGACAGCCAAGCTCTTAATAAAACACTTGCCGATAGATTAGAGTCCTACAATAAAAGTGTCTTTCTTGACTCGAAAGAGGAGGATGTTTTCTTTACCCCACGAGATCTTTTCGTTTTGAGACAGCCTTATGAAGCAACGGTCTATTCGTCAGTGGGTTCAATTATGTATGTTGCTATTTTCTTAGGATTGGTATTTATGTTTGCGACTGGCAGTATTATTATGTTAAAACAACTATCCGAAGCTGAAGAAGAGTTGCACCATTATCGTATCTTAAAGAAAATTGGAGTCAGTTCCAAAGAAATTCAAAAATCAATCTATCGACAAACGGCTTTTGTTTTTGCATTTCCAATTATAATAGGATCATTGCATACTTATGTGGCAATCCATGCAATGTCTAAAGTCTTACTCAATACAGATCTATGGTTAGGGTACGTTGCTAGTGCCTGTTTCATATTGATTTATAGTATATTTTATTTGTTTACAGCCAGAGCCTATATAAGAATTGTTAATCGCAAAGTGTAA
- a CDS encoding ABC transporter ATP-binding protein, whose amino-acid sequence MKKIVEVNQLKKTYGKKGNVYIALENISFDIEKGEFIGIMGPSGAGKSTLLNIMSTIDRPTTGHVKIDGTDVTLMKESRLSQFRRHELGFIFQDFNLMDSLTVKENILLPLALDKQKVTIMEEQVVKVAKILGIEELLEKYPAEISIGQKQRVAAGRAIITQPKLIFADEPTGALDSKAATELLQYLSEINRLEETTILMVTHDAFSASYCSRILFIKDGLLFAEIVRNGTRKQFFQKIIEMQATIGGGISHDLI is encoded by the coding sequence ATGAAAAAAATTGTCGAAGTGAACCAACTTAAAAAAACATATGGCAAAAAAGGAAATGTGTATATCGCTTTAGAAAATATTAGTTTTGATATTGAAAAAGGTGAATTTATAGGGATTATGGGCCCAAGTGGGGCAGGTAAATCGACTTTATTAAATATTATGTCGACAATTGATCGTCCAACAACGGGGCATGTGAAAATTGATGGGACAGATGTTACACTGATGAAAGAGAGTCGTTTGAGTCAGTTTAGACGTCATGAATTAGGCTTTATTTTCCAGGATTTTAATTTGATGGATTCCCTGACAGTTAAAGAAAATATCTTACTGCCACTGGCATTAGATAAACAAAAGGTCACTATTATGGAAGAACAAGTCGTGAAAGTTGCAAAAATTTTGGGGATTGAGGAATTGCTAGAGAAATATCCAGCTGAAATATCTATTGGGCAAAAACAACGGGTAGCAGCGGGAAGAGCAATTATTACACAACCTAAGTTAATTTTTGCTGATGAGCCTACAGGAGCACTAGATTCAAAAGCTGCCACAGAATTATTACAGTACTTATCAGAGATTAATCGTTTGGAAGAGACAACTATTTTAATGGTTACACACGATGCTTTTTCAGCAAGTTACTGTAGTCGGATTTTATTTATTAAGGATGGTCTTTTATTTGCTGAAATTGTCCGTAATGGAACTAGAAAGCAATTCTTCCAAAAAATAATTGAAATGCAGGCAACTATTGGTGGAGGCATTAGCCATGACCTTATCTAA
- a CDS encoding response regulator transcription factor codes for MFKIMIVEDDETIRESVSDSLLKWDFDCFSTTNFANTLTDFIEEKPHLVLLDINLPVFDGFYWCQKIREISNVPILFISSRSTNMDMVMAMNMGGDDFINKPFSIEVLIAKINAVLRRTYNYADQATDAIQHNNVILNLQDGSATVNDTHIDLSKNEYKLLHLLMKNHGKIISREKLLRGLWDDERYVDDNTLTVNINRLRKKIDQAGAVGYIETKIGQGYIIP; via the coding sequence ATGTTTAAAATAATGATTGTGGAAGATGATGAAACGATTCGCGAAAGTGTTTCTGATAGCTTGCTAAAATGGGATTTTGATTGTTTTTCTACGACCAATTTTGCCAATACTTTAACTGACTTCATCGAAGAAAAACCCCATTTGGTTCTACTAGATATAAATTTACCTGTTTTTGATGGGTTTTATTGGTGTCAAAAAATTAGAGAGATTTCAAATGTACCAATTTTATTTATTTCCAGTCGTAGTACAAATATGGATATGGTTATGGCCATGAATATGGGTGGCGATGACTTTATTAATAAACCCTTTTCAATCGAAGTTTTGATTGCTAAAATCAATGCCGTTTTGCGTAGAACGTATAATTATGCTGACCAAGCAACAGATGCTATCCAACACAACAACGTTATTTTAAACTTACAAGATGGCTCAGCAACTGTTAACGATACACATATCGACTTGAGTAAAAATGAATATAAATTATTACACTTATTAATGAAAAATCATGGAAAAATTATTAGTCGTGAAAAGCTTTTACGCGGTTTATGGGATGACGAACGCTATGTGGATGATAATACGTTAACGGTTAATATTAATCGATTGCGTAAAAAAATTGATCAAGCTGGAGCAGTTGGTTATATAGAAACAAAAATTGGCCAAGGCTATATCATTCCTTAA
- a CDS encoding sensor histidine kinase → MNGFKFLKDQWILIVFWFIGLGILNLVLILDPNQTFNIDNLIYVSLLLTVFFLFLLAGLYVYYSKWYREIEEKRDTGEDGLLSFLDGAMNEEQHFIQDYINDILVLHQKEINRLNKAQQDQKDFVDSWVHEIKVPLAGTKLIIESLEDDIPERKLYQLENELKKMNHYVEQVLYFSRIDSFSRDYLLQEYSLEKIINTVIRDNALYFIQNHLTLEFDAEDQKVLTDEKWLIFIVEQILSNSIKYTPVGGTITIGLSKNNLGAWLTITDTGIGIPLEDQRRIFDKGFTGYNGRVDTSHHSTGLGLYLAKNLSEKLGHRLFVESTVGEGTTFKILFPFLTYFNDESEESQFIPTKP, encoded by the coding sequence ATGAATGGATTTAAGTTTTTAAAGGATCAGTGGATTTTAATTGTCTTTTGGTTTATCGGCTTAGGTATTTTAAATTTAGTTTTAATCCTGGATCCAAATCAAACATTCAATATAGATAATCTTATTTACGTTTCACTTCTATTAACTGTTTTCTTTTTATTTTTATTAGCTGGACTCTATGTTTATTATTCTAAATGGTACCGTGAAATTGAAGAAAAACGCGACACTGGAGAAGATGGATTACTTTCATTCTTAGATGGAGCGATGAATGAGGAACAGCATTTTATTCAAGATTATATTAATGATATTCTTGTCCTACATCAAAAAGAAATCAACCGTCTCAATAAAGCTCAGCAAGATCAAAAAGATTTTGTAGATAGTTGGGTTCATGAAATCAAGGTTCCGCTAGCTGGAACAAAACTAATTATTGAAAGCTTAGAGGACGATATTCCAGAAAGAAAATTGTATCAACTGGAAAATGAATTAAAAAAAATGAATCATTACGTTGAACAAGTACTCTATTTTTCGCGAATTGATAGCTTTTCACGCGACTATTTGCTACAAGAATATAGTTTGGAAAAAATAATTAATACCGTTATTCGTGATAATGCTTTATATTTCATTCAAAACCATTTAACCTTAGAATTTGATGCGGAAGATCAAAAAGTCTTAACCGATGAAAAATGGCTGATTTTTATCGTTGAACAAATTCTTTCAAATAGTATTAAATACACCCCTGTTGGTGGAACAATCACAATTGGTCTTTCTAAAAACAACTTAGGTGCCTGGTTAACTATTACCGATACGGGTATTGGAATTCCTTTGGAAGATCAACGAAGAATTTTTGATAAAGGTTTCACTGGCTATAATGGTCGGGTTGATACAAGCCATCATTCTACTGGATTAGGGCTTTATCTAGCTAAAAATTTAAGTGAAAAATTAGGTCATCGTCTCTTTGTTGAATCAACTGTTGGAGAAGGAACAACGTTCAAAATTCTATTCCCATTTCTAACTTACTTCAATGATGAGTCTGAAGAAAGTCAATTTATTCCAACTAAACCATAA
- the nrdG gene encoding anaerobic ribonucleoside-triphosphate reductase activating protein: MRNPKPQEWQSEKLSKQKIADYKPFNFVDGEGVRCSLYVSGCLFACEGCYNKVAQSFNYGIEYTVELENQIIEDLSHSYVQGLTLLGGEPFLNTEVTIGLAKRIRQEYGNTKDIWSWTGYLWEELMVETPDKLELLGLIDIVVDGRFELAKKDLTLQFRGSSNQRIIDVQKSLATEKVVLWNPAL; this comes from the coding sequence ATGCGTAATCCAAAACCGCAAGAATGGCAGTCAGAAAAGCTTTCAAAACAAAAAATTGCCGATTACAAGCCATTTAATTTTGTTGATGGTGAAGGGGTGAGATGTAGTCTCTATGTTAGTGGCTGTTTGTTTGCTTGTGAGGGCTGCTACAATAAAGTCGCTCAGTCTTTTAACTATGGAATTGAGTATACAGTAGAATTAGAAAACCAGATTATTGAAGATTTAAGCCATTCTTATGTGCAAGGCCTAACTTTACTGGGTGGAGAACCTTTTTTAAATACAGAAGTCACAATCGGTTTAGCCAAAAGGATTCGTCAAGAATATGGAAATACGAAAGATATTTGGTCATGGACAGGCTACCTTTGGGAAGAGTTGATGGTAGAAACACCAGATAAATTAGAATTACTTGGGCTAATTGATATTGTGGTAGATGGGCGTTTTGAGCTTGCAAAGAAGGACTTAACTTTGCAATTTAGAGGAAGCTCTAATCAGAGAATTATTGATGTCCAAAAATCATTAGCAACTGAAAAAGTTGTTTTATGGAATCCTGCTCTTTAA
- the nrdD gene encoding anaerobic ribonucleoside-triphosphate reductase, with protein MVELTSDKLVSDEDASKVLNLLVVKRDGRSVRFDDKKIYEALMKAEKEVNVGTAIQTENEIKEIMDKINQEILARFTTDIKIYEIQNIVEHILLSEKKVELADRYINYRATRDFERAQSTDINFTIEKLINKDRSVVNENANKDSEVFNTQRDLTAGIVGKSMGLKMLPPHVANAHQKGEIHYHDLDYQPYSPMTNCCLIDFKTMLTEGFKIGNAEVESPKSIQTAAAQMAQIIANVASSQYGGCSADRIDEVLAPFAELNYKKHLATAKEWIDGEERQLAFAKEKTDKDIYDAMQSLEYEINTLYSSQGQTPFTSLGFGLGTSWIEREIQQAILKVRIKGIGKEQRTAIFPKLIFTLKRGVNLNETDPNYDLKKLALECATKRMYPDVLMYDKLVELTGSFKTPMGCRSFLQGWQDENGVDVSSGRMNLGVLTLNLPRIAMEANGDKERFWSLLNERLDICKDGLVYRVERVKEATPSNAPILYMHGAFGKRLNKTESVNELFKNRRATVSLGYIGLYEVATAFYGDTWEQNQEAKEFTLAILETMKKQTDAWSNKYDYHFSVYGTPSESLTDRFCRLDTEKFGLVKDITDKEYYTNSYHYDVRKNPTPFEKLEFEKDYPQFASGGFIHYCEYPNMRQNPKALESVWDFAYDKIGYLGTNTPIDHCYKCDFDGDFEPTERGFECPQCGNHDPKTCDVVKRTCGYLGNPQARPMVHGRHKEISSRVKHMK; from the coding sequence ATGGTTGAGTTGACTAGTGATAAATTGGTTAGTGATGAAGATGCTAGTAAAGTATTGAACTTGTTGGTTGTTAAAAGGGATGGACGTTCCGTTCGTTTTGATGATAAAAAAATTTATGAAGCCTTAATGAAAGCAGAAAAAGAAGTGAATGTAGGTACGGCTATACAAACAGAAAATGAAATTAAAGAAATCATGGATAAAATTAACCAAGAAATTCTTGCTCGTTTTACAACAGATATCAAAATTTATGAAATTCAAAATATTGTCGAACATATTCTTTTAAGTGAAAAGAAAGTGGAGCTTGCAGATCGCTATATTAATTATCGAGCTACTCGCGATTTTGAACGCGCTCAGTCAACAGATATCAACTTCACAATTGAAAAATTAATTAATAAAGATCGCTCAGTTGTTAATGAAAATGCCAATAAAGATAGCGAAGTTTTTAATACTCAACGTGATTTGACAGCAGGAATTGTTGGGAAATCAATGGGGTTGAAAATGTTGCCTCCTCATGTTGCCAATGCACATCAAAAAGGTGAGATTCATTATCATGACTTAGATTATCAGCCCTATTCACCGATGACAAATTGTTGTTTAATTGATTTTAAAACGATGTTAACCGAAGGCTTTAAAATTGGAAATGCAGAAGTAGAAAGCCCTAAATCTATTCAAACAGCTGCCGCTCAAATGGCACAAATTATTGCCAATGTAGCTTCAAGCCAATATGGTGGTTGCAGTGCAGATCGAATTGATGAAGTTTTAGCGCCATTTGCAGAGTTAAATTATAAAAAACATTTAGCAACTGCAAAAGAATGGATTGACGGCGAAGAACGCCAATTGGCTTTTGCTAAAGAAAAAACAGATAAAGACATTTATGATGCGATGCAAAGTCTAGAGTATGAAATAAACACACTTTATTCTTCGCAAGGACAAACACCTTTTACATCATTAGGATTTGGTTTGGGAACGAGCTGGATTGAGCGTGAAATTCAACAAGCGATTTTAAAAGTACGCATAAAAGGAATTGGAAAAGAACAACGGACTGCTATTTTTCCTAAGCTTATTTTCACATTGAAGCGCGGAGTGAATTTAAACGAAACTGATCCAAATTATGATTTGAAAAAATTAGCACTAGAATGTGCAACAAAAAGAATGTATCCAGATGTATTAATGTATGACAAACTTGTTGAGTTGACAGGAAGTTTTAAAACGCCGATGGGTTGTCGTTCATTTTTACAAGGATGGCAAGATGAAAATGGTGTTGATGTCAGTTCTGGTCGAATGAATTTAGGTGTTTTAACATTGAATTTACCTAGAATAGCCATGGAAGCTAATGGAGATAAAGAACGCTTTTGGAGCCTATTAAACGAGCGTTTAGACATCTGTAAAGATGGACTAGTTTATCGTGTAGAACGGGTTAAAGAAGCGACGCCAAGTAATGCCCCTATTTTATATATGCATGGTGCTTTTGGTAAACGATTAAATAAAACAGAGTCAGTTAATGAACTCTTTAAAAACCGCAGAGCGACCGTTTCATTAGGCTATATCGGTCTGTATGAAGTTGCAACAGCTTTTTACGGTGATACATGGGAGCAGAATCAAGAAGCGAAAGAATTTACCTTAGCGATTCTCGAAACTATGAAAAAGCAAACAGATGCTTGGTCAAATAAATATGATTATCATTTTAGTGTCTATGGGACACCAAGTGAAAGTTTAACTGATCGTTTTTGTCGCTTAGATACAGAAAAATTTGGATTAGTTAAAGACATTACAGATAAAGAGTACTATACGAATAGTTACCATTATGATGTTCGAAAAAATCCGACACCTTTTGAGAAACTTGAGTTTGAAAAAGACTATCCGCAATTTGCTAGTGGTGGATTTATTCATTACTGTGAGTATCCTAATATGCGTCAAAATCCAAAAGCTTTGGAATCAGTTTGGGATTTCGCTTATGATAAAATTGGCTATTTAGGAACGAATACACCAATTGATCATTGTTATAAATGTGATTTTGATGGAGATTTCGAGCCTACAGAACGTGGCTTTGAGTGTCCTCAGTGTGGCAATCATGATCCTAAAACTTGTGACGTTGTAAAACGTACGTGCGGCTATTTAGGTAATCCACAAGCTAGACCAATGGTACATGGTCGTCATAAAGAAATATCGTCTCGTGTCAAACATATGAAATAG